The Thermococcus celericrescens genome includes a region encoding these proteins:
- a CDS encoding BlaI/MecI/CopY family transcriptional regulator: MEPHEFKLTEEGIKAVLPPLEAEIMEHMWKVKVATAGQVYEYMKEKHPDIRRSTISILMNRLCERGLLKRSVEKGRGGMRYVYAITATREEFEEKVVQSILDALMTNFKEATYAYLSKIKK; encoded by the coding sequence ATGGAGCCGCACGAGTTCAAGCTTACCGAGGAGGGGATAAAGGCCGTTCTCCCGCCGCTCGAGGCGGAGATAATGGAGCACATGTGGAAGGTCAAGGTGGCAACGGCCGGCCAGGTCTACGAGTACATGAAGGAGAAGCACCCTGATATAAGGCGTTCTACCATAAGCATACTCATGAACCGCCTCTGCGAGAGAGGGCTGCTCAAGAGGAGCGTTGAGAAGGGAAGGGGTGGAATGAGGTACGTCTACGCTATAACCGCCACCAGAGAGGAGTTTGAAGAAAAGGTTGTCCAGAGCATACTGGATGCCCTTATGACGAACTTCAAGGAGGCGACCTACGCTTACCTGTCCAAGATTAAGAAGTGA
- a CDS encoding MraY family glycosyltransferase: MIEVAPLIGLTLTLILTPYLAGRLKQAGIIGRDIHKLDRPEVAEMGGLALLVGIPLALAPSLDPETARALLVFMLFGVVGIVDDLTALRQSHKVALSLLVAVPTVFFGVSSRIDILGHTIDLGILYPVFAVLFVTGSANLVNLLAGFNGLEIGTSAVALGFLAVVTDGPARGLALAGLGAALGFLWWNRYPARVFPGDTGTLSMGALIGLVGILGKVELYAAILLVPHFLDFVIKAVGVRFGVRKHGRTEVLLDGTLRAPPYPSFLGTIMRTVRVNEPRLVAIVWGIEFILGLLVLALHLSL, from the coding sequence ATGATAGAGGTTGCTCCGCTTATAGGTTTAACCCTGACGCTCATCCTCACCCCTTACCTCGCGGGGAGATTGAAGCAAGCAGGCATCATCGGAAGGGACATACACAAGCTCGACCGGCCCGAAGTTGCCGAGATGGGCGGACTGGCGCTCCTCGTTGGCATCCCCTTGGCGCTGGCACCGTCCCTCGATCCCGAAACCGCCCGGGCCCTCCTTGTATTCATGCTCTTCGGAGTCGTTGGAATCGTGGACGACCTGACGGCACTCAGACAGTCCCACAAGGTGGCCCTCTCCCTCCTGGTCGCGGTTCCGACTGTGTTCTTCGGGGTATCTTCGCGGATAGACATCCTCGGCCACACCATCGATCTTGGAATCCTCTACCCCGTCTTCGCGGTGCTTTTCGTTACGGGCTCGGCAAACCTGGTGAACCTGCTGGCCGGCTTCAACGGCCTTGAGATTGGAACCTCCGCCGTGGCACTGGGCTTTCTGGCTGTGGTAACCGACGGACCCGCCAGGGGTCTGGCGCTGGCGGGACTAGGCGCCGCCCTGGGGTTCCTGTGGTGGAACCGCTACCCCGCGAGGGTCTTCCCAGGCGATACGGGAACGCTGAGTATGGGGGCGCTGATTGGGCTCGTTGGGATACTCGGAAAGGTTGAACTTTACGCGGCGATACTCCTCGTCCCGCACTTTCTGGACTTCGTGATAAAGGCGGTTGGAGTTAGGTTTGGGGTCAGGAAACATGGAAGAACGGAAGTGCTGCTCGACGGGACGCTGAGGGCACCGCCGTACCCCAGCTTTCTGGGAACGATAATGAGAACGGTCAGGGTGAACGAGCCGAGGCTCGTCGCAATAGTCTGGGGGATAGAGTTCATTCTCGGGCTTCTGGTTCTTGCTCTTCATCTATCACTTTGA
- a CDS encoding glycosyltransferase, with protein MDVRLVVFDLDGTLVGAPKPFTQLKEELKSRLLAEGIPRETLGDLTPMYESLWRIARETGRDFGELYSHMVELETERISESFLFEGVRETLEFLKERGIRMAVMTRSSRMAALRALEMHGIAGYFSVVSTRDDVPPGELKPNAGQLGRIIEALGVEPTRTLVVGDHGYDILPTKKLGALSVMITSHESGRMSFSVDVEPDFEVPTMEEFRSLIEALLDTYIVVPAYNEERMVGTVLEDLLRYFRRDEIIVVNDGSRDRTEEIARSKGVHVLTHLVNRGLGGALGTGIAYALLKNARLILTFDADGQHLVSDALRVMKPVAEGKADFAVGSRLKGDTSQMPFVKRFGNFVLDAITAVFARKYVSDSQSGLRCFSRDCAARIRITCDRYAVSSEIIIEAAKSGCRIVEVPIKAVYTEYSMKKGTNIFEGVKIALNLLFDKLR; from the coding sequence ATGGACGTGAGGCTTGTAGTCTTCGACCTCGATGGAACGCTCGTTGGTGCTCCAAAACCCTTTACTCAACTCAAGGAGGAGCTGAAATCCAGGCTCCTGGCCGAGGGAATACCCAGGGAGACCCTCGGGGACCTCACTCCGATGTACGAGAGCCTTTGGAGGATAGCGAGGGAAACGGGCAGGGACTTCGGAGAGCTCTATTCTCATATGGTGGAGCTTGAAACCGAGCGCATATCTGAGAGCTTTCTCTTTGAAGGCGTCAGGGAAACCCTGGAGTTTCTCAAGGAAAGGGGTATCCGGATGGCGGTGATGACCCGCAGCTCCAGGATGGCGGCTCTCAGGGCCCTTGAGATGCACGGCATAGCTGGATATTTCAGCGTGGTGTCCACGCGGGACGATGTCCCTCCGGGGGAGCTTAAACCGAACGCCGGTCAGCTGGGGCGGATAATCGAAGCCCTCGGCGTTGAGCCGACCAGAACCCTCGTAGTCGGCGACCACGGTTACGATATACTGCCGACGAAGAAGCTTGGAGCGCTCTCGGTCATGATAACCTCCCACGAGTCTGGAAGGATGAGCTTCTCCGTCGATGTGGAGCCGGACTTCGAGGTTCCAACGATGGAGGAGTTCAGAAGTCTAATTGAGGCCCTTCTGGACACGTATATCGTCGTCCCTGCCTACAACGAGGAGCGCATGGTGGGCACCGTTTTGGAGGATCTGCTGCGCTACTTCAGGCGCGACGAGATAATCGTTGTCAACGACGGCTCCCGCGACAGGACCGAGGAGATAGCCCGCTCAAAGGGCGTTCACGTTCTCACGCACCTGGTCAACAGGGGGCTCGGCGGTGCCCTCGGCACGGGCATTGCCTACGCACTCCTGAAAAACGCCCGGCTGATCCTCACCTTCGATGCCGACGGTCAGCACCTCGTGAGCGACGCCCTCCGCGTAATGAAGCCCGTTGCCGAGGGTAAAGCGGACTTCGCGGTCGGCTCCCGCCTCAAGGGCGACACCAGTCAGATGCCGTTTGTCAAGCGCTTTGGCAACTTCGTCCTCGACGCGATAACAGCAGTTTTTGCCAGGAAGTACGTCAGCGACAGCCAGAGCGGACTTCGGTGTTTCAGCCGCGACTGCGCGGCCAGGATAAGGATAACCTGCGACAGATACGCCGTTTCGAGCGAAATCATCATTGAGGCCGCCAAAAGCGGGTGCAGAATAGTTGAGGTTCCAATAAAGGCCGTCTATACGGAGTACTCGATGAAAAAGGGCACCAACATATTTGAAGGCGTTAAAATCGCGCTCAACCTGCTGTTCGATAAGCTGAGGTGA
- a CDS encoding M48 family metallopeptidase, producing the protein MLFIVIALEVLLAVIALAELGLEISLVAFGTVLALYVWASTHDIKGEYVPLQRSEMPWLYDGIAEMARKAGLPMPRVYILDEYIPTAYSFKNTIVLSLGLFEVLDQEEILAVAAHELGHIKNGDTRTFPVLAYGRYLMVMFTGVLMLLTRSPVISAASLTLLGLYEVTRANFHKEREFQADETALRLLDTPMNLKRALEELKYYEDLRVGIKSSVLPSIEPAIERKQKVQIIETHPSYDERIFRIIIEIDGNNMFNKRMQ; encoded by the coding sequence ATGCTGTTCATCGTAATAGCCCTTGAGGTCCTGCTGGCAGTGATAGCACTGGCAGAACTAGGCCTCGAAATATCGCTGGTGGCCTTCGGGACCGTGCTGGCGCTCTACGTGTGGGCCTCAACCCACGACATCAAGGGCGAGTACGTTCCCCTCCAGCGGAGCGAGATGCCCTGGCTCTACGACGGCATCGCAGAGATGGCCAGGAAGGCGGGCCTGCCGATGCCAAGGGTATACATACTGGACGAGTACATCCCCACCGCGTACTCATTCAAGAACACGATAGTGCTCTCCCTCGGCCTGTTCGAAGTCCTCGATCAGGAGGAGATACTGGCGGTGGCCGCACACGAGCTGGGGCACATAAAGAACGGCGACACCAGGACCTTCCCGGTTCTTGCCTACGGGAGGTACCTTATGGTGATGTTCACAGGGGTCCTGATGCTCCTGACCAGAAGCCCGGTTATCAGTGCCGCCTCACTGACGCTCCTAGGCCTCTATGAGGTGACCCGCGCGAACTTCCACAAGGAGCGGGAGTTCCAGGCGGACGAGACCGCCCTGAGGCTCCTCGACACGCCGATGAACCTCAAGCGCGCCCTGGAGGAGCTGAAGTACTACGAGGACCTCCGCGTTGGCATCAAATCAAGCGTGCTCCCGAGCATCGAGCCAGCAATCGAGAGGAAGCAGAAAGTTCAAATAATCGAGACCCACCCAAGCTACGATGAAAGGATATTCCGGATCATCATCGAGATAGACGGAAACAACATGTTCAATAAGCGCATGCAGTGA
- the cas6 gene encoding CRISPR-associated endoribonuclease Cas6 translates to MRVEIKFRPAEEGTILPFNYNYDVYTQLVAKMAVVSPEIAREAEVSHVDYFTFSRIMVRKRELIPDRGIRVLSDDVSLYISSSSNELIKAVVEGFIDSPILQIGDATFIADDIKILKEPRIKESALFSTLSPIMVRTVKLSGNRMKIWDLYPNEESFFDKLRKVMLMRYSAIMGEMPEERDFSIDVVKFKPVRILVKDTYYRGSLMIFRYTGSSEIARFGYENGFGEKTRYGFGMVKVIDEEQEPEARE, encoded by the coding sequence ATGAGGGTGGAGATAAAGTTCAGGCCCGCGGAGGAGGGCACGATTCTGCCGTTTAACTACAATTACGACGTTTACACTCAGCTTGTGGCTAAAATGGCCGTAGTCTCCCCTGAAATAGCCAGGGAAGCAGAAGTAAGTCATGTTGACTATTTCACATTTTCCCGCATAATGGTGCGGAAGCGCGAGCTCATCCCGGACAGGGGGATTAGGGTTCTCTCGGACGACGTCTCGCTCTACATCTCGTCCTCCTCGAACGAGCTGATAAAAGCGGTCGTTGAGGGCTTCATCGACAGTCCGATTCTGCAGATAGGGGACGCCACTTTCATCGCCGATGACATAAAGATCCTCAAGGAACCCAGGATAAAAGAAAGCGCCCTGTTCTCGACGCTGAGCCCGATAATGGTCAGGACGGTTAAGCTGAGCGGCAACCGGATGAAGATATGGGACCTCTACCCCAACGAGGAGAGCTTCTTTGACAAGCTCCGCAAGGTAATGCTCATGCGCTATTCTGCCATAATGGGGGAGATGCCCGAGGAGAGGGACTTTTCAATAGACGTTGTCAAGTTCAAGCCCGTCAGGATACTCGTTAAGGACACATACTACCGCGGCTCGCTCATGATATTCCGCTACACTGGCTCCTCCGAGATCGCCCGCTTCGGCTATGAGAACGGTTTTGGGGAAAAAACGAGGTACGGCTTCGGGATGGTCAAAGTGATAGATGAAGAGCAAGAACCAGAAGCCCGAGAATGA
- a CDS encoding DUF2304 domain-containing protein, with product MYAVQYIAIAVVLVLMVYVLGRYGRGEFEWGDFLFWEAILIGLLVVSIFPVQIANEIRKLLGLGRGLDALFVIGIGLSYILIFRVYLTVDKTEREITELTRKIAIELEEIKGRLEEMEKKH from the coding sequence ATGTATGCGGTTCAGTACATAGCTATAGCGGTCGTCCTCGTCCTGATGGTATACGTCCTGGGCAGGTACGGCCGCGGGGAGTTCGAGTGGGGCGACTTTCTCTTCTGGGAGGCCATTCTCATCGGTCTGCTGGTAGTCTCGATATTCCCGGTTCAGATAGCCAACGAGATCAGGAAACTCCTCGGCCTTGGGAGGGGTCTCGACGCCCTGTTCGTCATAGGAATCGGTCTCTCCTACATACTCATCTTCAGGGTGTACCTCACGGTCGATAAAACCGAGCGGGAGATAACAGAACTGACGAGAAAGATAGCGATAGAGCTTGAGGAAATAAAGGGAAGGCTTGAGGAGATGGAAAAGAAGCACTAA
- a CDS encoding deoxycytidylate deaminase has translation MPVEIFLDREKADRIKRIRPTKDEYFMLIAKLVSLRATCPRLRVGAVAVKDGYILATGYNGAPRGMDHCIDAGCLIVDGHCHRAVHAEQNVIAMAARKGISLEGATLYVTHFPCDICFKIVINAGIKEIVYEEMYPNEATEILLKEAQRKGIVKIRQFKLPKERVKAFLEELFGEFRV, from the coding sequence ATGCCGGTTGAAATCTTCCTGGACAGGGAGAAGGCGGACAGGATAAAGCGGATACGGCCGACCAAGGACGAGTACTTCATGCTTATAGCGAAGCTCGTATCGCTCCGCGCGACGTGCCCGAGGCTCCGCGTTGGGGCCGTCGCCGTCAAGGACGGCTACATCCTGGCCACTGGATACAACGGGGCCCCGCGCGGAATGGATCACTGCATCGACGCCGGCTGCCTGATAGTCGATGGACACTGCCACAGGGCTGTTCACGCGGAGCAGAACGTTATAGCCATGGCGGCCAGGAAAGGCATAAGCCTCGAGGGGGCAACGCTCTACGTCACCCACTTCCCCTGCGACATCTGCTTCAAGATAGTCATAAACGCCGGAATAAAGGAGATAGTCTACGAGGAGATGTACCCCAACGAAGCGACGGAGATTCTGCTGAAGGAGGCCCAGAGGAAGGGGATAGTGAAAATACGACAGTTCAAACTGCCAAAGGAGCGCGTTAAGGCCTTCCTGGAGGAACTCTTTGGGGAGTTCAGGGTTTAG
- a CDS encoding tungsten cofactor oxidoreductase radical SAM maturase, with translation MEDHHLFDLSDYKVLIPKKPDLRYLYLEITNRCNLRCEMCFKQYWEDPEGDMDWELFMKILDDAEELPELEMIYFGGIGEPTVHPRFMEMAREVKNRGFALGISTNGFLLTDERIRTLVEIGLDLIYFSIDSIPTQPVDIGHIKPDYTSSRIKKIQEVKRELGSDVPHIGVEVVATKENYRELPEIAHYVGSLGVDTLLISNLIPITEEHSKLIVYDGSVDMKPIIDKLEAIYHGYLHKIAEFSLRTERKCEFVDKKVAVIRWDGEVAPCYRFLHTYPEIVFGRKKQVYAHSFGNVREKSLRDIWTSREYSWFRFVVKNSLYPSCTDCPLNESCSFVQDTNYDCWSNTPSCADCLWSRRIVLCPIPEKGMKGFW, from the coding sequence ATGGAGGACCACCACCTTTTCGATTTGTCGGACTACAAGGTTTTAATCCCCAAGAAACCGGACCTTAGATACCTCTACCTTGAGATAACCAACCGTTGTAATCTCCGCTGTGAGATGTGCTTCAAGCAGTACTGGGAGGACCCCGAAGGCGATATGGACTGGGAGCTTTTCATGAAGATACTCGACGACGCCGAGGAGCTCCCTGAGCTGGAGATGATATATTTTGGGGGAATTGGCGAGCCCACCGTTCACCCGCGCTTCATGGAAATGGCGAGGGAAGTCAAGAACAGGGGATTTGCGCTGGGAATAAGCACCAACGGCTTCCTTCTAACGGATGAACGCATAAGGACGCTTGTTGAAATTGGCCTTGATCTGATATACTTTTCAATAGACTCCATCCCAACCCAGCCCGTTGATATAGGCCACATAAAGCCCGACTACACAAGCTCGCGCATAAAGAAGATACAGGAGGTCAAGAGAGAACTCGGGAGCGACGTTCCACACATCGGCGTCGAAGTCGTTGCCACGAAGGAGAACTACAGAGAACTGCCGGAGATAGCGCACTACGTCGGCTCCCTCGGCGTGGATACCCTTCTGATCTCCAACCTCATTCCCATAACCGAGGAGCACTCGAAGCTGATAGTGTACGATGGCTCGGTTGATATGAAGCCCATCATCGACAAACTGGAGGCAATCTATCACGGCTACCTTCACAAGATAGCCGAGTTCTCCCTAAGGACGGAGCGCAAGTGTGAGTTCGTTGACAAGAAGGTTGCCGTAATTCGATGGGACGGTGAGGTCGCCCCGTGCTATCGCTTCCTCCACACATATCCCGAGATCGTTTTTGGAAGGAAAAAGCAGGTTTATGCCCACTCCTTTGGGAACGTCAGAGAGAAGAGTCTGAGGGATATATGGACGAGCAGGGAGTACAGCTGGTTTAGGTTCGTTGTTAAGAACTCCCTCTATCCGAGCTGTACGGATTGTCCCCTTAACGAGTCCTGTTCCTTCGTTCAGGATACAAACTATGACTGCTGGAGCAACACACCAAGCTGCGCGGACTGCCTCTGGTCAAGGCGTATAGTTCTCTGTCCGATTCCTGAGAAGGGCATGAAGGGATTCTGGTGA
- a CDS encoding MFS transporter: MRKKLLALVSLGWIFNYAHRMAIPPLIPMIKAELGINNAEAGLLMTALLLPYALVQVPAGYFGDRIGRKRLLTLSIIGYSLSSALIIFARGYWDLLAIRAIYGIFSGLYYAPATALISEVYRERKGSALGVFMVGPPVGSGIAPLIVVPIAVNLEWRYAFLVLSALSTAVGIALALAVRGEVSRPSRVTFSIPRNVFLLSAANFIVLAAFFGLLTFLVSFLVNAGVSLETASLLFSLLSVIGIAGSLVGGGLYDRIGRRSVAVVFGLNALLTLLLAVTASPWVIVPLGITFYSVGAIVTAYTSEKATGENLGSVIGFVNMVGFFGATVGPYLVGLLIDHFGYEKAFLSIPAMYMLAWAVIKLEEGMEGRKEGRLSRT, encoded by the coding sequence ATGAGGAAGAAGCTCCTTGCCCTCGTGAGCCTCGGCTGGATATTCAACTACGCCCACAGGATGGCGATCCCTCCCCTCATACCCATGATAAAGGCCGAGCTGGGAATAAACAACGCCGAGGCCGGGCTCCTGATGACCGCCCTTCTCCTGCCCTATGCCCTTGTCCAGGTTCCTGCGGGCTACTTCGGCGACAGAATCGGCAGAAAACGTCTCCTCACCCTCAGCATAATCGGCTACTCGCTCTCTTCGGCCCTCATAATCTTTGCCCGGGGTTACTGGGACCTCCTCGCTATCCGGGCCATCTATGGAATCTTCTCCGGTCTGTACTACGCCCCCGCAACTGCCCTGATAAGCGAGGTCTATCGCGAGAGGAAGGGCTCCGCGCTGGGCGTCTTTATGGTGGGCCCGCCCGTCGGCAGCGGGATAGCGCCTCTGATAGTCGTTCCCATAGCGGTGAACCTCGAATGGCGCTACGCCTTCCTGGTGCTCTCCGCGCTGAGCACGGCGGTCGGAATCGCACTGGCCCTTGCTGTCCGGGGAGAGGTGTCCAGGCCCTCCCGGGTTACGTTCTCAATCCCGCGGAACGTTTTCCTCCTCAGCGCGGCAAACTTCATAGTCCTGGCGGCTTTCTTTGGTCTCCTCACGTTCCTTGTGTCCTTCCTGGTGAACGCGGGGGTCTCCCTTGAAACCGCGTCCCTGCTGTTCTCCCTTCTCTCGGTTATTGGAATCGCTGGCTCGCTCGTGGGGGGCGGACTGTACGACAGGATTGGGAGGCGCAGCGTGGCTGTGGTCTTTGGCCTCAACGCCCTCCTCACGCTCCTCCTGGCCGTGACGGCATCTCCCTGGGTTATCGTCCCGCTGGGCATCACGTTCTACTCTGTTGGCGCCATAGTCACAGCCTACACCTCTGAAAAGGCCACCGGGGAGAACCTCGGTTCTGTTATTGGCTTCGTCAACATGGTGGGCTTCTTTGGGGCCACGGTGGGGCCCTATCTCGTCGGTCTCCTGATAGATCACTTCGGCTACGAAAAGGCTTTCCTGTCGATACCCGCCATGTACATGCTGGCGTGGGCAGTCATAAAACTGGAGGAGGGTATGGAAGGAAGAAAAGAGGGACGGCTCAGCCGTACATGA
- a CDS encoding proteasome-activating nucleotidase, translating into MSVENVDIKPTDEYDDYVIYLKRRIRQLELQVRTLEADKERLERELSRLRMEMSRLRQPPAFAGTLLELLDEDRAIVQNFNGPRFVVRIAPWIERENLKPGSRVALDQRTMAVVELLPSEKDPSVLGFEVIERPTVSYKDIGGLEKQLQELREAIELPLRHPELFEKVGIEPPKGVLLYGPPGCGKTLMAKALAHEANATFIRVVGSELVRKFIGEGARLVHELFELAKEKAPTIIFIDEIDAIGAKRMDETTGGEREVNRTLMQLLAEMDGFDPRGNVKIIAATNRPDILDPALLRPGRFDRLIEVPLPDFRGRLEIIKVHTRKMNLRDVDLRVIAEMTEGASGADLKAIATEAGMFAIRARREYVTQEDFMKAIEKVFGAEQRLAQQIAMHEVMYG; encoded by the coding sequence ATGAGCGTTGAAAACGTCGATATCAAACCAACGGACGAGTACGATGATTACGTCATATATCTGAAGAGACGCATAAGGCAGCTTGAGCTCCAGGTGAGAACCCTGGAAGCCGACAAGGAGAGACTGGAGAGAGAGCTTTCCCGCCTGAGAATGGAGATGTCCAGGCTCAGACAGCCGCCGGCCTTCGCGGGGACGCTTCTTGAACTGCTAGACGAGGACAGGGCGATAGTCCAGAACTTCAACGGACCGCGCTTTGTCGTCAGGATAGCGCCATGGATCGAGCGCGAGAACCTTAAGCCGGGTTCGAGGGTGGCCCTCGACCAGAGGACGATGGCCGTCGTGGAGCTCCTCCCCAGCGAGAAAGACCCAAGCGTCCTCGGATTTGAGGTCATCGAGAGACCAACTGTCAGTTACAAGGACATAGGCGGCCTCGAGAAACAGCTGCAGGAACTCAGGGAGGCGATAGAGCTTCCGCTCAGGCACCCGGAGCTCTTCGAGAAGGTCGGAATCGAGCCGCCGAAGGGGGTTCTCCTCTATGGTCCGCCCGGCTGTGGAAAGACCCTCATGGCCAAGGCCCTGGCCCACGAGGCCAACGCGACCTTCATCCGCGTCGTTGGCAGCGAACTCGTGAGGAAGTTCATAGGAGAGGGCGCCAGACTCGTCCACGAGCTGTTTGAACTCGCCAAGGAGAAAGCCCCGACCATAATTTTCATAGACGAGATAGACGCAATAGGAGCGAAGAGGATGGACGAAACCACGGGCGGCGAGAGGGAGGTCAACAGAACCCTCATGCAGCTCCTGGCGGAGATGGACGGCTTCGACCCGAGGGGCAACGTCAAGATAATCGCCGCCACCAACAGGCCGGACATCCTCGATCCCGCTCTGCTGAGGCCCGGCAGGTTCGACAGACTCATAGAGGTCCCGCTCCCAGACTTCCGCGGCAGGCTGGAGATAATCAAAGTGCACACGAGGAAGATGAACCTCAGGGACGTCGACCTGCGCGTCATAGCGGAGATGACGGAGGGAGCCAGCGGTGCGGACCTCAAGGCCATAGCGACCGAGGCAGGAATGTTCGCCATAAGGGCGAGGCGCGAGTACGTCACCCAGGAGGACTTCATGAAGGCCATCGAGAAGGTCTTCGGCGCGGAGCAGAGGCTCGCCCAGCAGATAGCGATGCACGAAGTCATGTACGGCTGA
- a CDS encoding serine/threonine-protein kinase RIO2, translating to MVSKLLALEAYPNLRDLDFRILRGVELNMRHHRWVPLEDIARFTRTDIETASFRLGKLDDWGLVARRSDIGYIGYQLTIHGYDVLAIRALAKKGVIEAINPAHVGVGKDADVYIGMTPSGERVAVKFNRIGGRTASRRAGYHGHVFQDKRHTSWLYVSRLIAKKEYEALTLLSPIARVPRPVAWNRHVVVMEFIEGTELAELRDTDLTREEAREILDRVLEEYLKIVRFGIVHSDMSEFNVVLTHGEGEILIIDWAQHITTAHPESYELLKRDLRVVLNAFRRRWRVEKMFEDVWPDFEKAWLESRGEG from the coding sequence ATGGTGAGCAAGCTGCTGGCACTAGAGGCCTATCCCAACCTGCGGGACCTCGACTTCAGGATACTCAGAGGGGTAGAGCTGAACATGCGGCACCACCGCTGGGTGCCCCTGGAGGACATCGCGCGCTTCACGAGAACGGACATTGAGACCGCCTCGTTCAGGCTCGGGAAGCTCGACGATTGGGGGCTCGTGGCCAGGAGGAGCGACATCGGTTACATAGGATACCAGCTCACGATACACGGCTACGATGTCCTCGCCATAAGGGCGCTCGCGAAGAAGGGCGTTATCGAGGCGATAAACCCCGCCCATGTGGGCGTGGGAAAGGACGCCGACGTTTACATCGGAATGACTCCCTCCGGCGAAAGGGTCGCCGTCAAGTTCAACCGCATCGGTGGAAGAACCGCATCTCGGAGGGCCGGCTACCACGGCCACGTCTTCCAGGATAAGCGCCACACGAGCTGGCTCTACGTCTCGAGGCTCATCGCGAAGAAGGAGTACGAGGCGCTAACTCTTCTGAGCCCGATAGCCCGGGTGCCGAGGCCGGTAGCATGGAACAGGCACGTGGTCGTCATGGAGTTCATAGAAGGAACCGAGCTGGCGGAGCTTCGCGACACCGACCTGACGCGGGAAGAGGCAAGGGAGATACTCGACCGCGTCCTGGAAGAGTACCTCAAGATAGTCCGCTTCGGCATCGTTCACTCGGACATGAGCGAGTTCAACGTGGTTCTGACCCACGGCGAGGGCGAGATACTCATAATAGACTGGGCCCAGCACATAACGACCGCCCACCCAGAGAGCTATGAACTTCTGAAGAGGGATCTGCGGGTGGTGCTGAACGCATTCCGGAGACGGTGGCGTGTGGAGAAGATGTTTGAGGATGTCTGGCCGGACTTTGAAAAGGCCTGGCTCGAGAGCCGGGGTGAGGGATGA
- a CDS encoding radical SAM protein, which translates to MKVRVSYGTAIAMGLVRARMLARPTTAYLMTYHDGRCRNNCAFCPQARGSGADLKRLSRITWPAFGVEEVIKSLPGGGFARICLQTVDYPELVSDVIELLDLFQPLGLPVSVSITPVNRGVLEEFKSKGVDYIGVGLDVASERLYPEIKDSLYSWDEMWRFTKDVIDVFGDGKALVHLIIGLGETDREAVETIWRSYSMGAWVSLFAFTPIRGTRLENAKPPSLARYRRIQVAHYLIKERLATPGDFEFDGDGSLIGFGIEGEELAELIPPEVFTTHGCPGCNRPYYNERPKKEPYNFPERPVGDYVGRVLDSIL; encoded by the coding sequence ATGAAAGTCAGGGTCTCCTACGGAACTGCCATAGCGATGGGACTCGTAAGGGCCAGGATGCTGGCCAGACCAACCACCGCGTACCTCATGACGTACCACGACGGCCGCTGTCGTAACAACTGTGCCTTCTGTCCCCAGGCGAGGGGAAGCGGGGCGGATCTCAAAAGACTGTCCCGCATAACCTGGCCGGCCTTCGGCGTGGAGGAAGTCATTAAAAGCCTTCCAGGGGGCGGTTTTGCGAGGATATGCCTCCAGACGGTTGACTATCCCGAACTGGTCTCCGACGTCATCGAACTCCTCGACCTTTTCCAGCCGCTGGGCCTCCCGGTCTCGGTCTCGATAACCCCCGTGAATAGGGGGGTCCTTGAGGAGTTCAAATCAAAGGGGGTCGACTACATCGGCGTTGGCCTCGACGTGGCCAGCGAGAGGCTCTACCCGGAGATCAAGGACTCCCTCTACTCCTGGGACGAGATGTGGCGTTTCACGAAAGACGTCATCGACGTCTTCGGCGATGGAAAGGCCCTCGTGCACCTCATAATCGGGCTCGGAGAGACCGACAGGGAAGCCGTCGAGACCATCTGGAGGTCGTACTCGATGGGCGCCTGGGTTTCCCTCTTCGCCTTCACGCCCATAAGGGGGACCCGCCTTGAGAACGCGAAGCCTCCGAGCCTCGCGAGGTACAGGAGAATCCAGGTGGCGCATTACCTCATAAAGGAGAGGCTTGCCACGCCCGGCGATTTCGAGTTCGATGGGGACGGCTCCCTAATCGGCTTTGGAATCGAGGGAGAGGAGCTTGCCGAGCTTATTCCCCCGGAAGTTTTCACCACCCACGGCTGCCCCGGCTGCAACAGGCCGTACTACAACGAAAGACCAAAGAAAGAGCCATACAACTTCCCAGAGAGGCCGGTGGGGGACTACGTGGGGCGTGTTCTTGACTCTATTCTCTGA